From the Papaver somniferum cultivar HN1 chromosome 2, ASM357369v1, whole genome shotgun sequence genome, the window TTAATAGCATCAGAAAAATAAATATTCCCAAGTAACTTGGGATTTGATAGCTAGATGAACTTGTAAGTTGCTGTAACAACGGTTTGTTTCCAAGTTCAAGGCATGCCATCTTCCAAGGCTGCTGATGGGGTGCTAGGTTAAGAGGGGGTGTACAAAATCTGTTTTGTTTTATATGagaagttattttgttttatttttgtttttggtacacCCCTATCTAATCTGGTACTTCCCGTTAGCATTTTTGCCATCTTCATGCACTAGGCTCAATCACGCACAGTGGCGGAATCAAGATTTTAGAAGGGGGGCTAAAAAAAGAAAATCCCGCTACAATATTGTTATTGTGAGCTAGTATGGTAGAGAATGGTAGAAAAAGTAGTTTGTGAGATACAAAACAGGACTGTTACCATTTTATCGCAGAAAGTGCTGTCACCCTTGCTTCCATCATGGTTGTCGAAACGCCCATTCCTTTAAAGCAACCTGCATTTCTAAGATAACAATGAACTTGTCAGTTGACGGACCAAAGTTTGATTTCAACTGATCTTTCTGGGAAATCTTCATTACTATTGAGCTAAAGTGAACACCATCAATACAAAAAAGTTTTCATTATATATAATATAATAGATGTAGTAGTCAGGTTGatacaaatatacaaaaaaaCAACAGATTTACCAACAAAACCCATCAACCAGCATTTAGATCATCATCTATTCCTTTAGTTTTACTTTTCGATCCTTTCGAGCAATAAACAAATCAATTATCCGATCAATACTGATTTTTCGTGCAAGGATATTTTCAATGTTTATCATCATGCAATCTCTAAGAAAGTTTGCATCCATTTTGTTGCAGAGAGCTGATTTAACATTTGACATTGTTGAAAAATACCATTCCGCACTTGCTGTAGAAACAGGAGAGTTAATATAAGACGAATCATCCTGTCAACTAAAGGATAAACATCTGCCTTTCTTGTTTCCACTAGACGTCTACATAATTCAGCAATAATTGATAAGTTCTTAAAACCAGCATGCTTGACTACATCTTGCCCATAGTGGTATAATTCATTTCTCAAAGTATGTACCTCTTGTCGACTGAAATCGAGAGGATAAAACTTTTCAGCTAGAGTACAAAGATTTTCTACATGGAATGCTTTGAAAGATTCTCGAGGATCCAAACATGAACAAAGAAAAAGTAACTCCATTGTATCCTCAGGAAACCTTCCAACTAATTCCGCGATCTGAAGATCAATTGCAGCATTAAAAATATCATGGTGATAATGATGATCTACAATAATGTTATCACGCTGCTGGCAAGAACGATCTGTACCTTGCATATAAGGTGCAGTCATATCAGGGATGTCGATACCTTGGAAAAGTACCTATTTGATTAGCCCCTCTACCTGTCTCAAGATCACCATTAGCCAACCTTTGGTTAATATCATCTTCTTGAGCATCTTGGAAAGATCCTAAACGCAGTGAAGAAGCAGTGACAAAATTAACAATATTATTTAACATTGAAAAGAAGTCCCAAAGTCTACCGTTTTTTTCAGCTGTGTGAACAAGAGCTAACTGTAGCCTATGTGCAAAAcaatgaacatagtatgcatatTTACAATCTTTAAGAAACAAAGCTTTTATCCATTCACTCGACCTCGCATATTGTTAGCACCATCATAACCTTGTCCTCACATGTTTTCAATGGCAAGATTATAACGATTAAGAATATAAATTATACCTTTTTTGAGAGTTACATCACAAGTGTTTTTCACACGTTGAATATCGAAAAAACGTTCTTGAACATACCCATCACTATCCACATACCTCAAAACTAGCACCATCTGCTCTTTATCTGAAGCATCTTTAGATTCATCCACAAGTATGCAATATTTCCTATCTCCAATTTCTTTTCGAATCTTGTCTCTGATTTCGTTAGAAATAATATTCAAAATCTATTTTTGAATAGCAGGCGAAGTATAAGTAGAATTTTTGGGAGCATTTTCTAGGACAACCTCTTTCACCTTGTCATTGAGTGTGGCGGAAAATCTAACCATCTCAAGAAAATTACCACGGTTCTTTGAATTTTTCGACTCGTCGTGTCCTCTAAATGGACACTGTTGAAAAGCTAACCACAGGGCACATTGAACCGATATTGTGAATCTTAACCTGTTTCTCCGTATAATCTCTATCGACTGTGTACGGAAAGTAGTGGAAATATGTTGCTGTGGATTCTTTAAATTCTCACCTGCTTCTACAGATGTGAAGTGTACAGAATTGCTACTTCCCATGTGTGCCAAAAATGCACATTTAGCTCCATTTTTAACGTTATGCCAATTTCTAACTCCTTCAAAAGTGTACTCTGGTCTTCTTGGTGGATTTTTCTCAAATAAATAGCAATAGAAACAGAACACATCATCTTTAGCTTTAGAATATTCTAACCAATGAAATTCACCAAACCACTTCGCAGAAAATCGACGATCTTGGATTCCCATTGGAGTACCTGGATACTTAGAAAGTTTTATTCTAATACGCCCCATTTGTAGATAAGCTCGGCGAACTTCATCACGTTTGTTAGCCGTATGCTGCATTATCGGTATACGTAATCCAGGATCCCGTTCTAAAGAAGTAACATACGCACTATCGGCAACTTCAGGTACGATTCGAGTATCCAATTCTTCAAGATCAGTTCTTCGAGTACCCTCAACTTCTTCAAAATCAGTTCTTTGAATACCCTCAACTCCATCAGTTCTTTGAGTACCCTCAACTTCTTCAAAATCAGTTCTTCGAGTACCCTCAACTTCAACAGTTCTTCGAGTACCCTCAACTTCTTCAGGTTCACAATTTACAACTGGAACTTCATGATTTCTAGCAGATGATGGAGACGAAAACAGCACATTACTAGTTGCTGCTTCAATAGTTTTGAAAAATTTATGCATAGTATTAGTAGCTCTTCCACGTTTAGTCCCTTGACAAGGAGTAGACATTGCAACCTGTAGTAAGCATCACAAGTAACTTGTTATACAATAGACAATTtcaataatttcaattttcatcaatTCAATTCTCAATTAGAAGTCTCAAAGTAGAAAACCCAAACCCTAGAATTACAATTACAAATTCAATTTTCAATTATCAATAATAAACATCAACATAATTTAATTCTCAATTAGAATCAACCCCTAGAAAACAATTAACAACCTTGAGTTTTTACTTTATTCAAAATCAGTAAAACCTAAATACCTAATTTAACACAAAACGAAATAGcttttaggaattacaaacttaTAGAATTACTCTTGATT encodes:
- the LOC113351439 gene encoding uncharacterized protein LOC113351439; translated protein: MVLVLRYVDSDGYVQERFFDIQRVKNTCDVTLKKGIIYILNRYNLAIENMLQLALVHTAEKNGRLWDFFSMLNNIVNFVTASSLRLGSFQDAQEDDINQRLANGDLETGRGANQIGTDRSCQQRDNIIVDHHYHHDIFNAAIDLQIAELVGRFPEDTMELLFLCSCLDPRESFKAFHVENLCTLAEKFYPLDFSRQEVHTLRNELYHYGQDVVKHAGFKNLSIIAELCRRLVETRKADVYPLVDRMIRLILTLLFLQQVRNGIFQQCQMLNQLSATKWMQTFLEIA
- the LOC113353592 gene encoding zinc finger MYM-type protein 1-like — its product is MSTPCQGTKRGRATNTMHKFFKTIEAATSNVLFSSPSSARNHEVPVVNCEPEEVEGTRRTVEVEGTRRTDFEEVEGTQRTDGVEGIQRTDFEEVEGTRRTDLEELDTRIVPEVADSAYVTSLERDPGLRIPIMQHTANKRDEVRRAYLQMGRIRIKLSKYPGTPMGIQDRRFSAKWFGEFHWLEYSKAKDDVFCFYCYLFEKNPPRRPEYTFEGVRNWHNVKNGAKCAFLAHMGSSNSVHFTSVEAGENLKNPQQHISTTFRTQSIEIIRRNRLRFTISVQCALWLAFQQCPFRGHDESKNSKNRGNFLEMVRFSATLNDKVKEVVLENAPKNSTYTSPAIQK